In Cystobacter fuscus DSM 2262, the genomic stretch GGGGGCGTCTGATGCGTCGCTGGACATTGAAGGCGGGCGCCACGACGGTGGAGGGGCTCGTGCTCGAGGACGTGCCGATGCCGGTCCCCGGTCCGGGTGAGGTCCGCATCCGCGTCCGCGCGGTGTCCCTCAACTACCGGGACCGGCTCGTGCTCCAGGGCTTCCCGGGGATGCGGCTGTTGGAGCGGGACCTCGTCCCCGTGTCGGATGGAGCCGGTGAGGTCGACGCGGTGGGCGCCGGTGTGGAGACGTGGCGCGTGGGAGACCGGGTGACACCGTACTTCTTCAAGAACTGGCACGATGCGCCGCCCACCGAGGTCGACTACGGTCTGGGCGGACACGACACGGACGGGATGCTGGCCGAGTGTGTCGTCCTGCCCGCCAGCCGGCTCGCGCGGGCTCCCGAGAGCCTGGACTTCGCCGAGACGTCCACCCTGCCCTGCGCCGCGGTGACCGCCTGGAACGCCCTCCACGGCGGCAGGCCCCTCGGGCCGGACAGCCAGGTGCTGGTGCTGGGAAGTGGCGGCGTGTCCCTCTTCGCCCTGCTCCTGGCGCGCGCGGCGGGGGCCCGGGTCTTCGCGACCTCCAGTCAGGACGACAAGCTGCGCCGGATGATCTCCCTGGGAGCCCGCGAGGGCGTCAACTACCGGGACACCCCGGACTGGGGACGGGCCATCTTCGAGCGCACCGGCGGAGTCGACAAGGTGATCGACGTGAATGGAACGTCCTCCCTGCCTCAGTCCCTGACGGCCATCCGTCCGGGGGGAGAAGTGGCGCTCGTGGGGTTGATGTCCCTGGAAGACGCTCCGTCCGTCGCGACGCAGGTGCTGTTCAAGGGCGCCACCCTGCGAGGCATCGCCGTGGGCAGCACGAAGATGTACGACGAGCTGTCGCGGGTGATCGACCAGCACCGGATCCGGCCGCCCATCGCCCGCACGTTCCGGTTCGAGGACGCCCGGGACGCGTACCGGGCACAAGCCTCGCCCGAGCTCTTCGGCAAGATCGTGATCGCGCTCTAAGCGGCGCGGGCGGCGATGTCGACGAACCCCCTCCTGTCGGGTAGACCGGGGCAGTTGCCCACCCCGGCCCCCCACAGATCCGGACGTGCAGAATTCCCGCATCCGGCTCCTCGGCTCATGGTT encodes the following:
- a CDS encoding zinc-dependent alcohol dehydrogenase family protein encodes the protein MRRWTLKAGATTVEGLVLEDVPMPVPGPGEVRIRVRAVSLNYRDRLVLQGFPGMRLLERDLVPVSDGAGEVDAVGAGVETWRVGDRVTPYFFKNWHDAPPTEVDYGLGGHDTDGMLAECVVLPASRLARAPESLDFAETSTLPCAAVTAWNALHGGRPLGPDSQVLVLGSGGVSLFALLLARAAGARVFATSSQDDKLRRMISLGAREGVNYRDTPDWGRAIFERTGGVDKVIDVNGTSSLPQSLTAIRPGGEVALVGLMSLEDAPSVATQVLFKGATLRGIAVGSTKMYDELSRVIDQHRIRPPIARTFRFEDARDAYRAQASPELFGKIVIAL